In a genomic window of Canis lupus familiaris isolate Mischka breed German Shepherd chromosome 28, alternate assembly UU_Cfam_GSD_1.0, whole genome shotgun sequence:
- the RBP4 gene encoding retinol-binding protein 4 gives MEWVWALVLLAALGSARAESDCRVSNFQVKKNFDKARFAGTWYAMAKKDPEGLFLQDNIVAEFSVDENGRMSATAKGRVRLLNNWDVCADMVGTFTDTEDPAKFKMKYWGVASFLQKGNDDHWIIDTDYDTYAVQYSCRLLNLDGTCADSYSFVFSRDPNGLPLEAQKIVRQRQEELCLARQYRLIVHNGYCDGRSEPNTL, from the exons ATGGAGTGGGTGTGGGCGCTCGTGCTGCTGGCGGCGCTGGGCAGCGCCCGGGCGGAGAGCGACTGCCGAGTGAGCAACTTCCAAGTCAAGAAGAACTTCGACAAGGCTCGC TTCGCCGGGACCTGGTACGCCATGGCCAAGAAGGACCCCGAGGGCCTCTTTCTGCAGGACAACATCGTCGCTGAGTTCTCGGTGGATGAGAATGGCCGGATGAGCGCCACGGCCAAGGGCCGAGTCCGGCTTTTGAA TAACTGGGACGTGTGTGCAGACATGGTTGGCACCTTCACAGACACCGAGGACCCTGCTAAATTCAAGATGAAGTATTGGGGCGTAGCGTCCTTCCTCCAGAAAGGAA ATGATGACCACTGGATCATCGACACGGACTATGACACCTATGCCGTGCAGTATTCCTGCCGCCTCCTGAACCTCGATGGCACCTGTGCTGACAGCTACTCCTTCGTGTTTTCCCGTGACCCCAATGGCCTTCCCCTGGAGGCACAAAAGATcgtgaggcagaggcaggaggagctgTGCCTGGCCAGGCAGTACAGGCTGATCGTTCACAatg GGTATTGTGACGGCAGATCAGAACCAAACACTTTGTAG